The following are encoded in a window of Pan troglodytes isolate AG18354 chromosome 4, NHGRI_mPanTro3-v2.0_pri, whole genome shotgun sequence genomic DNA:
- the LOC104006461 gene encoding uncharacterized protein LOC104006461: MVKPDQEANDARNRRGLRQRRQRRRPGTGFWRPSRNPCVGACGAVKRRRPRSSSASGSEERRAPPPSAGVAREPQTLRNWLRFQIPQIGYQSAAATEKMEAPRNKLCRDQENSAWRNGGAGTLRVTPAGGVPKDNIHFGATNGVVTQKMSTLGKERFCDREIRCNKCCDRKPPARRCWRKSQQNAGCCHRDTDFRTPASDGERRARSHHITP, translated from the exons ATGGTTAAACCG GACCAAGAAGCCAACGACGCGCGAAACCGCAGGGGCCTGCGACAGAGACGCCAGCGGCGCCGCCCGGGGACTGGGTTCTGGAGGCCGAGCAGGAACCCGTGCGTCGGCGCTTGCGGCGCTGTGAAGAGACGGCGTCCGCGCAGCTCCTCTGCCTCTGGCTCGGAGGAGCGGCGGGCTCCCCCGCCCAGCGCCGGCGTCGCCCGGGAACCCCAGACTCTGCGCAACTGGCTGCGATTCCAAATCCCTCAGATCGGCTACCAGAGCGCTGCCGCCACCGAGAAAATGGAGGCACCGAGGAACAAGCTGTGCCGCGACCAAGAGAACTCGGCTTGGCGAAATGGCGGTGCCGGGACCCTAAGAGTGACGCCAGCCGGAGGAGTTCCCAAGGACAACATCCATTTTGGCGCAACCAACGGTGTTGTCACGCAGAAAATGTCGACCCTCGGAAAAGAGAGGTTCTGCGACCGAGAAATTCGGTGCAACAAGTGCTGTGACAGAAAACCCCCCGCTCGGCGCTGCTGGCGAAAGAGCCAACAAAACGCTGGGTGCTGCCACCGTGACACCGACTTTAGGACCCCGGCCTCAGATGGAGAAAGGAGGGCACGGAGCCACCACATAACTCCCTAA